GCGCTCTTCGTTGCTGTTGATCAGCTTGGTGAGTTCCACGCCGAGCAGGTCGAAGAGGCCCTTGACCGGGATGCCGTTGGACTTGATCGAGTCGGGCTGCAGGACCAGTTGGCCCTTGCCGTTGGGCCGCAGCGAACCCTCGAGATCGCACTTGAGCGTGAGGCCGAACTTCTTGATGCGGGCCGACTGCCGGATCTTGCCGCCAGCCGCCGTGATCTCGATGTTGGTGAGCGGCGAATCCGGATAGTTGAACACGTACTTGTTCATCAGGTTCGCCATCGACTTCTCGTCAATGGTGAGCTCGGCCGTGTGGATCTGCACCATGAAATCGTCGACGTTGGCGGGGATGAACGGCTGGTTGGGCTCGAAGACGTGGATGTCGGCATTCATGTTGGGCATCTCGACCACGATGTCCTGATCCACCCGGTACATGACGTTGCGGGTGTGGAACTGGGAGACGCCGCCGCGTGGCTCCTGCATGACCTTCTTGGACGGGGTGGTGTCGGGGCTCGCGGGTGGCTTCCCGCAAGCCAGCGAAGTTGCCAGCATCAGGCCCGCGGCCGCTGCCATGGCCGTTGCCTTGATAGAACGAGTCGCCACGCTCTTGCTTTCCGTCCTCGGTTCCGGGCTCGTCTTCGAGCCGCTGGTTTCCTTGTCGCGGGTTCTCCGACCAAACCGTGTAAACATTCGGTTAACTTTACGTTAGCACAGTCAGGCAGGCGGGAGAACTCCCTATACTATTAAATAGGGGTTAAGTGATGGTCAAGAAAATCGTAAGTGCGGTTGCGGTCCTGGCCCTCTGCGCATGCGGAGGGCCGGCGGGCGCCGGGGTGCGGATGCCCCTGGTGGCGCACCACGACGACCATGCCACGCTCGATCTCAAGGCCGCCGATCGGCTCGACGACGCCGCCCCCGTGGCCGTGATCCCCAGGATCGCCCCGACGGCCGGCCGCCAGGGCGAGTGGCTCCTGGTCGGCAACCACCTCCACACCAAGTTTTCGGTCACCGACGGCAAGCAGACCCTCGCCGAACTGATCGCCCGGGTCAAGGACAAGGGCCTGGACGGGATGATCCTGACCGACCACAACTCGATGCGGGGCGCCGAGACCGAGGAGTTCAAGAGCGCCCCGGTCGTGATGGTCAAGGGCATGGAGTTCGGCGCCTGGCGGGAGAAGGGCGAGACCGTGGTGGGCCACGCCGCGCTGATCGGCCTGGAAGGCAACGATCCGCTCCCGACCTACGCGTCGCTCGAGCAGATGCTCGCCCTGGCCAAGGGCCGCAAGGCCTACGTGATCGCCAACCATCCCTTCAACAAGGGCAACGCCTGGCTCAATCCCACGCTGCAACCGGAAGTGGACGCCGTCGAGATCTGGAACGGCTGGTGGGCGCTGGTCAACCCGATCATGCCAAACAACGACGCCAAGACCTGGTGGGACGCCCACCTGGCCAAGGGGCGGCGGGTGACCGCCGTCGGCGGCTCGGATTCCCACGGCCAGGTCTACGACGATCCCTCCCGCGGATCCAACCTGATCTTCGCCCGCGACCGCTCGCCGGAAGCCGTCCTGGAGGGCCTGAAGAAGGGCCACGTCTCGATCGTGGCGCATTCGCGCTCTCCCCGGATGATCCTCGAGGCCGACCCGGCTCGCGACGGCTCCTGGACGTTCATCCAGGGTGACGAGGTCGCGGTCTCGCAAGCCGGCCCCGTGCCGATGCGGGTCCGCGTCGTGGGCGCCAAGGGGCTCACGGTCGAACTCTTCGGCAAGGCCGGGCGCCTCGGCGCGATCAAGGTCGATTCGCAAGACGCGGTCGTCAAGTTCGACGCCGTCGGCGTGCCCGGTGTGGCAGACTATGTGCGGGCCGAACTCAAGAAGCACCCGGGCAAGTGGTGGTCCCTCTCGGCCCTGACCAACCCGATCTACCTGAAATAGGCGCAGCGTGAACCTCCGAGTCCTGGCCGCGGCCGCCCTGGTGGCCGCCACGTTCGGCTGCGGCGCCACGGCGATGAATCCGGGGCACGCGGTGACGGCGCCGCCGGCCGCCGCGGCGGCTGCCGCGCCCCTGTCCGGTCCGGCCACGGTGCCGGCCGCCCTGGCCGGTGCCACTGCCCGCTCCCAGGTGGTCACCCACAAGCTCTGGGAAGTGGGCAAGAAGGGCCGACCTGTTCTGCTGGTCCACGGCTGGGCGGGCGAGGCCAAGGAAATGGCCTACCTCGCCGAGAACCTGGCCACGCGGGGCTACGCCGCCTGGTCGGTCGACCTGCGACCGGCCGACGCCCGCGTGGCCGACACCGCTCGCGGCATGGCGCAGGCCATCGACGACGTGCTGGCCAGGACCGGGGCGCAGAAGCTCTCCCTGGTGTGCCACAGCATGGGCGGCCTGGACTCGCGGTACTACCTGCACATGATGTGGGGGGCCAGGAAGGTGGATCGGCTGGTTACCATCGCGAGCCCGCACCACGGCACGATCTGGGGCGGCCTGGCCCACGGCGAGGCCAAGATCGACCTCCGGCCGGGCAGCGACCTCCTGGCGTTGCTCGACTCGTTTGGTCAGCCTCTGGTGCCCACGACGTCGATCTACTCCTTG
This sequence is a window from Candidatus Tanganyikabacteria bacterium. Protein-coding genes within it:
- a CDS encoding alpha/beta fold hydrolase; this translates as MNLRVLAAAALVAATFGCGATAMNPGHAVTAPPAAAAAAAPLSGPATVPAALAGATARSQVVTHKLWEVGKKGRPVLLVHGWAGEAKEMAYLAENLATRGYAAWSVDLRPADARVADTARGMAQAIDDVLARTGAQKLSLVCHSMGGLDSRYYLHMMWGARKVDRLVTIASPHHGTIWGGLAHGEAKIDLRPGSDLLALLDSFGQPLVPTTSIYSLTDQTVVPQNSAILAGAKNLPHWGLSHTSILRNAQVLDEVLAALR
- a CDS encoding CehA/McbA family metallohydrolase yields the protein MVKKIVSAVAVLALCACGGPAGAGVRMPLVAHHDDHATLDLKAADRLDDAAPVAVIPRIAPTAGRQGEWLLVGNHLHTKFSVTDGKQTLAELIARVKDKGLDGMILTDHNSMRGAETEEFKSAPVVMVKGMEFGAWREKGETVVGHAALIGLEGNDPLPTYASLEQMLALAKGRKAYVIANHPFNKGNAWLNPTLQPEVDAVEIWNGWWALVNPIMPNNDAKTWWDAHLAKGRRVTAVGGSDSHGQVYDDPSRGSNLIFARDRSPEAVLEGLKKGHVSIVAHSRSPRMILEADPARDGSWTFIQGDEVAVSQAGPVPMRVRVVGAKGLTVELFGKAGRLGAIKVDSQDAVVKFDAVGVPGVADYVRAELKKHPGKWWSLSALTNPIYLK